The following proteins come from a genomic window of Microtus ochrogaster isolate Prairie Vole_2 chromosome 7, MicOch1.0, whole genome shotgun sequence:
- the Kcnj12 gene encoding ATP-sensitive inward rectifier potassium channel 12 has translation MTAASRVNPYSIVSSEEDGLHLVTMSGANGFGNGKVHTRRRCRNRFVKKNGQCNIEFANMDEKSQRYLADMFTTCVDIRWRYMLLIFSLAFLASWLLFGIIFWVIAVAHGDLEPAEGRGRTPCVLQVHGFMAAFLFSIETQTTIGYGLRCVTEECPVAVFMVVAQSIVGCIIDSFMIGAIMAKMARPKKRAQTLLFSHNAVVALRDGKLCLMWRVGNLRKSHIVEAHVRAQLIKPRVTEEGEYIPLDQIDIDVGFDKGLDRIFLVSPITILHEIDEASPLFGISRQDLETDDFEIVVILEGMVEATAMTTQARSSYLANEILWGHRFEPVLFEEKNQYKIDYSHFHKTYEVPSTPRCSAKDLVENKFLLPSANSFCYENELAFLSRDEEDEVATDRDGRSPQPEHDFDRLQAGSGALEQRSYRRESEI, from the coding sequence ATGACCGCAGCCAGCCGGGTCAACCCCTACAGCATCGTCTCATCAGAGGAGGACGGACTGCACCTGGTTACCATGTCCGGCGCCAACGGTTTCGGCAACGGCAAGGTGCACACACGGCGCCGGTGCCGCAACCGCTTTGTCAAGAAGAACGGCCAGTGCAACATCGAATTCGCCAACATGGATGAGAAGTCACAGCGCTACCTGGCTGACATGTTTACCACGTGCGTGGATATCCGCTGGCGCTACAtgctgctcatcttctccctggcCTTCCTTGCTTCCTGGTTGCTGTTCGGCATCATCTTCTGGGTCATTGCTGTCGCCCACGGAGACCTGGAGCCAGCCGAGGGCCGTGGCCGTACACCCTGTGTGCTGCAGGTCCACGGCTTCATGgctgcctttctcttctccatcGAGACGCAGACCACCATTGGCTACGGGCTCCGCTGTGTGACTGAGGAGTGCCCGGTGGCTGTCTTCATGGTGGTGGCACAGTCCATTGTAGGCTGCATCATTGACTCCTTCATGATTGGTGCCATCATGGCCAAGATGGCCCGGCCCAAGAAGCGAGCGCAGACTCTGCTTTTCAGCCACAACGCTGTCGTGGCTCTGCGTGACGGCAAGCTCTGCCTGATGTGGCGCGTGGGCAACCTTCGCAAGAGCCACATCGTAGAGGCCCACGTGAGGGCTCAGCTCATCAAGCCCAGGGTCACGGAGGAGGGTGAGTACATCCCGCTAGACCAGATCGACATTGACGTGGGCTTTGATAAGGGCCTGGACCGCATCTTCCTGGTATCACCCATCACAATCTTGCATGAGATTGATGAGGCCAGCCCTCTGTTTGGCATTAGCCGTCAGGACCTCGAGACAGACGACTTTGAGATTGTCGTCATCCTAGAAGGCATGGTAGAGGCTACGGCCATGACCACGCAGGCTCGCAGTTCCTACCTGGCTAATGAGATCCTGTGGGGCCACCGCTTTGAGCCAGTGCTCTTTGAGGAGAAGAACCAGTACAAGATTGACTACTCACACTTCCACAAGACCTATGAGGTGCCCTCTACTCCCCGCTGCAGCGCCAAGGACCTGGTGGAGAACAAGTTCCTCTTGCCCAGTGCCAACTCCTTCTGCTATGAGAACGAGCTGGCCTTCCTGAGCCGAGATGAGGAGGATGAGGTGGCGACAGACCGGGATGGCCGCAGCCCTCAGCCGGAGCATGACTTTGACCGACTGCAGGCCGGCAGTGGTGCCCTTGAGCAGAGGTCCTACAGAAGGGAGTCAGAGATTTGA